In the Euphorbia lathyris chromosome 5, ddEupLath1.1, whole genome shotgun sequence genome, one interval contains:
- the LOC136230997 gene encoding cytochrome P450 71AU50-like — protein sequence MDLALPALALFALVFLLQAWRKITKSKNKLPPGPVGFPIVGSLHLFWKNPHQDLHKLAKIYGPIMHLRLGQVPAVIVSSPRTAELFLKTHDLAFAYRPDHSASKYLTYGLKNITMSPYGSYLRFVRKLVTTQLLSKEKVDSFKSMRKEELNLLLDYIKDASCEGIAVDLRAKVTALTADMSCRMVFGKKYAPVEFDERGFMAVMKEFMVALSAPDLGDFIPLIARFDLQGLTKKREAVSKVFDGFLEKIIDEHIQSKDDNRTKDFVDILLEIMASEESELRIGRDNVKALMLDMQMASMDTISSAIDWTLSEIMRHPRVMKKIQKEVEEKVGMHRLVEESDLGNLEYVNMVIKETLRLHPIATFLIPHSASEDTIVDGFFIPKDSQIFINAWAIGRDPSAWSDPEKFWPERFIGSDIDVQGQNFELIPFSSGRRACAGQQLGMTVTRLVVAQLFHCFDWKLPNDMLPVDLDMTEKVGVVTVREKHLLAIPSYRLQV from the exons ATGGATTTGGCACTCCCAGCACTTGCCTTATTTGCTTTAGTTTTTCTGCTCCAAGCATGGAGAAAGATTACCAAATCAAAGAATAAACTACCTCCTGGCCCAGTTGGATTCCCAATAGTTGGCAGCCTTCACTTGTTTTGGAAAAACCCTCACCAAGATTTGCATAAGCTAGCAAAAATATATGGCCCTATTATGCATTTACGCCTAGGCCAGGTACCGGCAGTTATTGTTTCCTCACCTCGGACTGCCGAGTTATTTCTTAAGACCCACGACCTTGCATTCGCGTACAGGCCTGATCATTCTGCATCCAAATACCTCACTTACGGCCTCAAGAACATCACCATGTCACCATATGGCTCGTATTTGCGCTTTGTGCGCAAGCTCGTCACAACCCAGTTGCTCAGCAAAGAGAAGGTAGATTCATTCAAGTCTATGAGAAAAGAAGAGCTTAACCTGTTGCTGGATTACATTAAGGATGCTTCCTGTGAAGGGATTGCCGTTGATCTTAGAGCTAAAGTTACTGCTCTTACTGCGGATATGAGTTGTAGAATGGTTTTTGGAAAAAAGTACGCGCCAGTGGAGTTTGATGAGAGAGGATTCATGGCTGTGATGAAAGAGTTTATGGTAGCATTATCAGCTCCTGATTTGGGTGATTTCATTCCTCTGATTGCACGATTTGATCTTCAGGGTCTCACAAAGAAAAGAGAGGCAGTTAGCAAAGTGTTTGATGGCTTCCTTGAGAAAATAATCGACGAACATATTCAGTCTAAAGATGATAATCGAACAAAAGATTTTGTGGATATCTTGTTGGAAATTATGGCGTCTGAAGAATCTGAACTTCGCATCGGGCGAGATAACGTCAAAGCCCTTATGTTG GACATGCAAATGGCATCAATGGATACAATATCATCAGCAATTGATTGGACACTTTCTGAAATCATGAGGCACCCAAGAGTTATGAAGAAAATACAAAAGGAGGTGGAAGAGAAAGTAGGGATGCACAGACTAGTTGAAGAATCAGACTTGGGAAATTTGGAATATGTAAACATGGTTATAAAGGAAACTTTAAGACTCCATCCAATAGCAACATTTCTAATCCCACACAGTGCATCAGAAGACACAATTGTTGATGGATTTTTTATCCCTAAAGATTCACAAATTTTTATAAACGCATGGGCCATAGGAAGAGATCCAAGTGCTTGGTCTGATCCAGAGAAATTCTGGCCAGAAAGGTTTATAGGAAGCGACATTGATGTTCAGGGACAAAACTTTGAGCTTATACCATTTAGTTCGGGTCGCAGAGCATGTGCTGGACAACAACTGGGAATGACTGTGACTCGGCTTGTGGTGGCCCAATTGTTTCATTGCTTCGATTGGAAGTTGCCAAATGATATGTTGCCTGTTGATTTAGACATGACTGAGAAAGTGGGTGTAGTCACAGTAAGGGAAAAGCATCTTCTAGCTATACCTTCTTATCGTCTTCAAGTTTGA